One genomic window of Gallaecimonas sp. GXIMD4217 includes the following:
- a CDS encoding TIGR02444 family protein, which yields MSETFWDYCLQQYPRHEKQLLAWQDSHGLDVNLYLLAAWLDEEQLYLGQASWLALLAESRRLQAQLLDPFRSLRRALKAELDKDGYAELKTMELRLEKEAQRQYLALVARDPASAAFPEPADNGLNLPRLLAFYRLKP from the coding sequence ATGAGCGAGACCTTCTGGGACTACTGCCTGCAGCAGTATCCGCGCCATGAGAAGCAGCTGCTGGCCTGGCAGGACAGCCATGGCCTGGACGTCAATCTCTACCTGCTGGCCGCCTGGCTGGACGAGGAACAGCTCTACCTGGGCCAGGCCAGCTGGCTGGCACTGCTGGCCGAAAGCCGCCGCCTCCAGGCCCAGCTGCTTGACCCCTTCAGGAGCCTGCGCCGGGCCCTGAAGGCCGAGCTGGACAAGGACGGCTACGCCGAACTCAAGACCATGGAGCTGCGCCTGGAAAAAGAGGCCCAGCGCCAGTACCTGGCCCTGGTGGCCAGGGATCCCGCCAGCGCCGCCTTCCCGGAACCCGCCGACAACGGCCTCAACCTGCCCAGGCTGCTGGCCTTCTACCGGCTCAAGCCCTGA